In Elusimicrobiaceae bacterium, a genomic segment contains:
- a CDS encoding glycine C-acetyltransferase — MATVSKSDRLDFLKDEVRQLQAEHRLIVPRVLESAQDAVSVIDGRKVINLTSNNYLCLTTHPKVKKAAVEATEKYGVGTAAVRSIIGTMCIHEELEARLAEFKGTEAALMLQSGFSTNVAVCQSLMTSPDDLLVSDELNHASIIDGARLAKSARKIYKHSDMASLEQILQSPEARKARRKLLVTDGVFSMDGDIAKLPEIVELCEKYGVTLMVDDAHSSGVLGRQGRGTVDHFNLKGRVDIQIGTLSKAFASIGGYAAGTKELRQYLISTARPFLFSSSHPPSVVATCSAGLDVLYNEPQRLQRLWENSRQFKEGLKKAGFDTGRSETPITPVMVGDTVKAQQFSSMLFEEGVFALSIGFPTVSKGKERLRTIVTAGHTQQDLETAVGKFAKVGRQLGII; from the coding sequence ATGGCTACAGTCAGCAAGTCGGACAGGCTGGATTTTCTTAAAGACGAAGTGCGCCAGCTGCAAGCGGAACACAGGCTCATCGTGCCGCGTGTGCTGGAAAGCGCGCAGGATGCGGTTTCGGTGATTGACGGCAGGAAAGTGATCAATCTTACCAGCAACAACTATCTGTGCCTCACCACCCATCCGAAAGTGAAAAAGGCCGCCGTGGAGGCCACGGAGAAATACGGAGTGGGCACCGCCGCCGTGCGCTCCATTATCGGGACGATGTGCATTCACGAGGAGCTGGAGGCCCGGCTGGCGGAGTTCAAGGGCACGGAAGCGGCGCTGATGCTGCAGTCGGGGTTTTCCACGAACGTGGCGGTCTGCCAGTCGCTGATGACCAGCCCGGACGACCTGCTTGTTTCCGATGAGCTGAACCACGCGTCCATTATTGACGGCGCGCGGCTGGCCAAAAGCGCGCGCAAGATTTACAAACATTCCGACATGGCAAGCCTGGAGCAGATTCTTCAGTCGCCCGAAGCGCGCAAGGCCCGCAGAAAACTGCTCGTTACCGACGGCGTGTTCAGCATGGACGGTGATATAGCGAAACTGCCGGAAATCGTCGAACTGTGCGAGAAGTACGGCGTGACGCTTATGGTAGACGACGCGCATTCAAGCGGCGTGCTCGGCAGGCAGGGCCGCGGCACGGTGGACCATTTCAACCTTAAAGGCCGCGTTGACATCCAGATCGGCACCCTGTCCAAAGCGTTCGCCTCGATCGGGGGCTATGCGGCGGGCACGAAGGAACTGCGGCAGTATCTCATCTCCACCGCCCGGCCATTCCTGTTTTCAAGTTCCCACCCGCCTTCGGTGGTGGCCACCTGCTCGGCGGGCCTCGACGTGCTTTATAACGAGCCGCAGCGGCTGCAGCGGCTGTGGGAAAATTCCCGGCAGTTCAAGGAAGGTCTTAAAAAAGCCGGGTTCGACACGGGCCGCAGCGAAACGCCCATCACGCCCGTCATGGTGGGCGATACGGTGAAGGCGCAGCAGTTCTCCTCGATGCTGTTCGAGGAAGGGGTGTTTGCGCTTTCGATCGGGTTCC
- a CDS encoding DUF4912 domain-containing protein gives MTDAKTYWNESLGSARDRLIILPRGPQSMFVYWEWTAARSALFRAGKLDPAVKIRLFFAGANSPAAEYARPWDTLKMYIEPPQRGRQYYAMLEINSPGGGHHTHLNSNTILIPSGFPAGAPEDYVPSSGERMLCMPSSMEAIRPEHL, from the coding sequence ATGACGGACGCGAAAACTTACTGGAACGAAAGCCTCGGCTCGGCGCGGGACAGGCTGATTATCCTGCCGCGCGGGCCGCAGTCCATGTTCGTTTACTGGGAATGGACGGCGGCGCGTTCCGCGCTGTTCCGGGCCGGCAAACTGGATCCGGCGGTCAAGATAAGGCTTTTTTTCGCAGGCGCGAATTCACCGGCGGCGGAATATGCGCGCCCGTGGGACACGCTGAAAATGTATATCGAGCCGCCCCAGCGGGGCCGCCAGTATTACGCCATGCTGGAAATCAACAGTCCCGGCGGCGGGCATCATACCCACCTTAATTCAAACACGATTCTGATACCGTCGGGTTTTCCGGCAGGCGCGCCGGAAGATTATGTGCCGTCAAGCGGCGAGCGGATGCTGTGCATGCCGTCAAGCATGGAAGCCATCCGCCCGGAGCATCTATGA